One Acidiferrobacter thiooxydans DNA window includes the following coding sequences:
- a CDS encoding glycosyltransferase has protein sequence MNEISHIYHRNAVDPHGNDSLAKIAQQIAPATKVLDVGCAVGRLGQHLSEARHCIVDGIEINPEAAALARPYYRDVWELDVEDARMLSHLGDRRYDVVVCADILEHLREPTDFLRRIKPLLTDHGRLLVSVPNIAHGGVIRELMSGDFRYRDEGLLDRTHLRFFTRESFLRTLAEAGWRGQVVDHTVLDIQHTEFAHPPGHHEKIPQLLWQTLLPEIPDAAVYQFVMEAVPEEYALPAPRKGSDLSPPRPSIGVAVYWRDVHEDYCETRRAARPLPLGSGPHTLRLRLPATPTKRRLRLDPGDWPCYLRLHDLALYRGPRALWVWDGRRESLFGESRRGLSPSASLDTGVGLWLWDNDSWIELAIPEEFVAHADTIAVRLSTPPTHGDALGALEGWLALYAQNPERPPLKQLQAAQKDLETTRATLQQITTSRSWRLTEPLRRTATRLRAARQALIGGPPQRMQRRALAKSLLHRLPLPARAKDALAVWGRSAYRNLLEQDYALWVRRYDTLTDADRGAIRRQIASWTHPPMISVIMPVYNAPPRFLQAAIDSVRHQLYPHWELCIADDASPDPRVRRILQDYAKRDTRIRVHFRAKNGHISRTSNDALAMATGEFIALLDHDDLLAEHALYWVAAEILHHPHVDLLYSDEDKVDVRGTRHDAYFKPDWNPDLLLGQNYVSHLGVYRRERALAIGGFRAGYEGSQDWDLVLRFTTGLDAHKIRHIPAVLYHWRTLPNSTAASLDAKPYCIEASRKAVQEFLSTEGARFAMDAVCNGVHHLPRLSVKGRPTVSLIIPTRNGVDVLRTCLNSLERTVYPDREIVVIDNQSDDPETLTYLASLKREGRITLLHYDAEFNYAHMHNWAVPQCSGEFLCLLNNDTEAIAPEWLAEMVAHAQRPGVGAVGAKLLYPDGTIQHGGVVLGIGGIASHLHKHVGGDSGGYFGRAALIQTVTAVTGACLVMRKQHWEALGGMSENLPVAFNDVDLCLRLREAGYRNVWVPQAVLYHHESKSRGDERTPANRKRFASECAYMQWRWGPMFASDPGYNPNLSLDHEQFDLAKPPRTPKPWHGAPSIIDVPYGAPNTEPAPVDLRPDTPIEARFAIPHAVTGTLHGLDILVGTRAGPCDGTLVLTIKDGLGHTVEARGSLASLTDNAARPLPLPLDGEGLALMGQEGLTIRMHLEDTVHPLTLYAYPVNARWSHGITGHDDMALRIRLHVTMTIELYPDADAARHTPSMCADFNTRPSPA, from the coding sequence ATGAACGAGATCTCGCATATCTACCATCGCAACGCCGTCGACCCCCACGGCAACGACAGCCTCGCCAAGATCGCCCAGCAGATCGCACCCGCGACCAAGGTGCTGGATGTCGGGTGCGCCGTGGGGCGCCTGGGACAGCACTTGAGCGAAGCCCGGCACTGTATCGTTGATGGCATCGAAATCAACCCCGAGGCGGCGGCCCTGGCGCGACCCTATTATCGCGATGTCTGGGAACTCGACGTGGAGGACGCCCGGATGCTCTCGCACCTGGGCGACCGACGATACGATGTCGTGGTCTGCGCCGATATCCTCGAACACCTGCGTGAACCGACGGATTTCCTAAGGCGCATCAAACCCCTGCTTACGGATCACGGCCGACTGCTGGTGTCGGTACCCAATATCGCCCACGGGGGTGTGATACGGGAGCTCATGTCTGGGGATTTCCGGTATCGCGACGAAGGCCTCCTGGATCGTACGCATCTCCGGTTCTTCACGAGAGAAAGCTTTCTGCGCACGCTTGCGGAGGCCGGGTGGCGGGGGCAGGTCGTCGACCACACGGTCCTGGATATCCAGCACACGGAGTTCGCGCACCCGCCAGGGCATCACGAGAAGATACCGCAATTGCTGTGGCAGACCCTACTCCCCGAGATTCCGGACGCCGCAGTCTATCAATTCGTCATGGAGGCCGTCCCCGAGGAATATGCCCTGCCGGCGCCCCGAAAGGGATCGGACCTGAGCCCGCCGCGCCCTTCCATTGGCGTAGCGGTCTATTGGCGGGACGTCCATGAGGATTATTGCGAGACACGACGGGCCGCACGGCCGTTGCCCCTCGGCTCCGGGCCCCATACCCTGCGCCTGCGACTGCCCGCGACCCCCACCAAACGCCGCCTGAGACTCGACCCGGGCGATTGGCCGTGTTATCTGCGCCTCCATGACCTTGCGCTCTATCGCGGACCGCGCGCCCTCTGGGTATGGGACGGCCGGCGCGAATCGCTGTTCGGGGAATCCCGGCGGGGGCTATCGCCCTCTGCGTCATTGGACACCGGGGTCGGGCTGTGGCTGTGGGATAACGACTCCTGGATCGAATTGGCGATCCCGGAAGAGTTCGTCGCCCATGCCGATACCATAGCGGTACGATTGTCCACTCCGCCTACGCACGGCGATGCGCTCGGCGCGCTCGAGGGCTGGCTTGCGCTATATGCCCAAAACCCGGAACGACCACCCCTGAAGCAGCTCCAGGCCGCACAGAAGGATCTGGAGACGACCCGCGCCACCCTCCAGCAGATCACCACCTCCCGATCCTGGCGCCTCACAGAGCCCCTCCGGCGCACGGCGACGCGGTTGCGCGCCGCCCGGCAGGCGCTCATAGGGGGTCCGCCGCAACGCATGCAGCGGCGCGCACTCGCCAAATCCCTGCTCCATCGCCTACCGCTGCCGGCGCGTGCCAAGGACGCGCTGGCCGTCTGGGGGCGAAGCGCCTACAGAAACCTGCTCGAGCAGGACTACGCGCTGTGGGTGCGGCGCTACGATACCCTGACCGATGCGGATCGCGGCGCCATCCGCCGCCAGATCGCCTCCTGGACCCACCCGCCCATGATCTCGGTGATCATGCCGGTCTACAATGCCCCGCCGCGTTTTCTGCAAGCCGCCATAGACTCGGTCCGCCATCAGCTCTATCCGCATTGGGAGCTTTGTATCGCAGACGACGCCTCCCCGGACCCGCGCGTGCGCCGCATTCTGCAGGATTACGCGAAGCGCGATACCCGGATCCGTGTCCACTTCCGGGCCAAGAACGGCCATATCTCGCGCACCTCGAACGATGCCTTGGCCATGGCCACGGGCGAGTTCATAGCGCTCCTGGACCACGATGACCTGCTGGCCGAACACGCCCTCTACTGGGTGGCCGCGGAGATCCTGCACCATCCGCATGTCGATCTGCTCTATAGCGACGAGGACAAGGTCGACGTGCGCGGCACACGCCACGATGCCTATTTCAAGCCCGATTGGAACCCGGACCTGCTCTTAGGCCAAAACTATGTCAGCCATCTTGGGGTATACCGTCGCGAGCGCGCGCTCGCCATCGGCGGATTCCGTGCAGGCTACGAGGGCAGTCAGGACTGGGACCTGGTGCTGCGCTTCACGACAGGGCTTGATGCCCACAAGATCCGCCATATCCCGGCGGTCTTGTACCACTGGCGCACCCTGCCCAATTCCACCGCCGCCTCGCTCGACGCCAAGCCCTACTGTATCGAGGCCTCACGCAAGGCGGTACAAGAATTCCTGAGCACCGAGGGCGCGCGGTTTGCCATGGACGCCGTATGTAACGGTGTCCATCATCTGCCGAGGCTGTCGGTCAAAGGCCGCCCCACCGTAAGCCTCATCATCCCCACCCGCAATGGTGTCGATGTCCTGCGGACCTGCCTGAACAGTCTCGAGCGGACCGTTTATCCGGATCGGGAGATCGTGGTCATCGACAACCAGAGCGACGACCCCGAGACCCTGACCTATCTGGCAAGCTTAAAGCGCGAGGGGCGTATCACACTCCTGCACTACGATGCGGAGTTCAATTATGCACACATGCACAACTGGGCGGTACCGCAGTGCTCGGGGGAATTTCTGTGTCTTCTCAACAATGACACCGAGGCCATCGCACCCGAGTGGCTCGCGGAGATGGTCGCCCATGCCCAACGCCCCGGAGTTGGCGCGGTCGGGGCCAAGCTCCTCTACCCCGACGGTACCATCCAGCACGGCGGAGTGGTCCTCGGTATCGGCGGGATCGCAAGCCACCTCCACAAGCATGTCGGCGGCGACAGCGGCGGGTATTTCGGCCGGGCGGCCCTCATCCAGACCGTTACCGCCGTGACCGGGGCCTGCCTTGTCATGCGCAAACAGCATTGGGAGGCCTTGGGGGGCATGTCGGAAAATCTCCCCGTGGCCTTCAACGATGTCGATCTGTGCCTGCGTCTGCGCGAGGCCGGCTACCGGAACGTCTGGGTACCGCAGGCGGTCCTCTACCACCACGAGTCCAAGTCGCGGGGGGACGAGCGGACACCGGCAAACCGTAAGCGCTTCGCCTCGGAATGCGCCTATATGCAATGGCGGTGGGGTCCGATGTTCGCAAGCGACCCCGGCTATAACCCAAACTTAAGTCTCGACCATGAACAGTTCGACCTCGCCAAACCGCCGCGTACCCCCAAACCCTGGCATGGCGCCCCGTCGATTATCGATGTCCCGTATGGCGCCCCGAACACCGAACCTGCCCCTGTCGACCTGCGCCCAGACACACCGATCGAGGCGCGCTTTGCCATACCGCATGCCGTCACCGGCACCCTCCATGGCCTGGATATCCTGGTCGGGACCCGTGCGGGGCCGTGCGACGGCACGCTCGTCCTTACCATCAAAGACGGCCTGGGGCACACCGTCGAGGCGCGGGGATCGCTCGCATCGCTGACGGATAACGCCGCCCGGCCCCTGCCGCTGCCGCTCGACGGTGAAGGCCTGGCCTTGATGGGGCAGGAGGGGCTCACGATCCGCATGCATCTGGAGGATACCGTCCACCCCCTGACCCTATACGCCTATCCCGTGAATGCGCGCTGGAGCCATGGCATCACAGGACACGACGATATGGCATTGCGCATTCGCCTCCATGTCACCATGACGATCGAGTTATATCCCGATGCCGATGCCGCACGACACACCCCATCAATGTGCGCGGACTTCAACACGCGTCCATCGCCGGCTTGA
- a CDS encoding TonB-dependent receptor: MAIGVGVTGRAKQGLKRGPGGYGRVPAAILAAMALGWGVAHADTTTPSHPAAPTGGINIGAVHAETGQSKDAKALKKTDKKLTAQQIFHSAQSELLIGHHQLQAAGPVGGAAQALAQSPGVRVVSPGAVGAQRAAISINGIEQGWGGLQGLTSNGLLAVTFDGVPMNNPGSGLWSTPQIPELSLISGINVIYGPGNPDSRWYDSLGGTIGFVPVQPTKNAGANVGITLGSYGTEGFHFAVRTGLHNGYSAVLAAGATQSNDYIQSQEDGFANPSHDQAIYGKVVKLLANGSVGLGAYIADSHSYRPAFIPITPIAGLTVNGFTSTGATIPGPLYSETTSGYYGGTPFGVWHKQAENATYLVYMPVTLRFSPVTALHDTLWYRHGNRLHNHYNDFNQGANNLFEYNNPHTATFGDKFVFDFALPRNAVAAGGYYLYSVYDTRNAFYSPEVTSPSGIPFTYSYPSKYRSGYFYQNFAAAFVQDRIAIVRGLSVTPGVRIAYFGTTYANHATTDFPQANLAYDPETQPNSSTTFTKVEPSLDIRYQWTRNLALYAQTSTAYQNPEVGGGGGPYQALPSSVLVPTEGRYDTAGLHVLVRHSGMARRFRLNLDYYRLSITNQFISVTTSNGSAIEATGDSLYQGVNLSSADNPVGGLHVFGNVGYERAHYVNYTTGGVAFAGLAVPYVPTETLTAGASYRYFGDGIVYDPKLWTTFTGSQNIFNNDTGAPSSQTLPAYNIWSASLGLTVPVGNTNGRADKMKIVLSVLNLLNKRFNEYAYVTSGGYLGGNSAGATLGYPGAPRTYYVSADFSF, from the coding sequence ATGGCGATCGGTGTCGGCGTGACGGGGCGGGCGAAGCAGGGGCTCAAACGGGGGCCGGGCGGTTATGGGCGCGTGCCCGCCGCTATCCTGGCGGCTATGGCCCTGGGATGGGGCGTGGCGCATGCCGACACCACCACGCCGAGCCATCCGGCAGCCCCTACCGGGGGTATCAATATCGGGGCCGTGCACGCCGAGACCGGCCAGTCGAAGGACGCCAAGGCGCTCAAGAAAACCGATAAGAAGCTCACCGCTCAGCAAATCTTTCACAGCGCGCAATCCGAACTCCTGATAGGCCATCATCAGTTGCAGGCGGCAGGCCCGGTCGGCGGGGCGGCGCAGGCGCTTGCGCAATCCCCGGGTGTGCGTGTCGTGAGCCCCGGTGCGGTGGGTGCGCAACGGGCGGCGATCAGCATAAACGGCATAGAGCAGGGTTGGGGCGGCCTGCAGGGACTGACTTCCAATGGTCTTTTAGCGGTGACGTTCGACGGCGTCCCGATGAACAACCCCGGATCGGGGCTGTGGTCTACGCCGCAAATCCCCGAGCTGTCGCTGATATCGGGCATTAATGTCATTTACGGTCCGGGAAATCCCGACAGCCGCTGGTACGACAGTCTTGGCGGCACTATCGGGTTCGTGCCCGTGCAACCCACCAAGAATGCGGGCGCCAACGTCGGCATAACGCTCGGCAGCTATGGCACGGAAGGCTTCCACTTCGCGGTTCGCACTGGGCTTCATAACGGCTATTCGGCGGTTTTGGCGGCGGGCGCCACGCAGTCCAATGATTATATCCAATCGCAGGAGGATGGCTTCGCAAACCCCAGCCATGATCAGGCCATTTATGGCAAGGTGGTAAAGCTTCTGGCCAATGGAAGCGTGGGCCTGGGCGCCTATATTGCCGACTCCCATTCCTATCGCCCGGCGTTCATTCCGATCACGCCCATAGCGGGACTCACGGTAAACGGCTTTACGAGTACCGGGGCCACGATCCCGGGACCACTCTATAGTGAAACCACTTCGGGATATTACGGCGGTACACCGTTTGGCGTATGGCATAAGCAAGCCGAGAACGCCACCTATCTCGTCTATATGCCCGTGACCCTGCGCTTTTCGCCGGTGACCGCACTGCACGACACGCTGTGGTATCGTCATGGAAACCGTTTGCACAATCACTACAACGACTTCAACCAGGGCGCCAACAATCTCTTCGAATACAACAATCCCCATACCGCGACCTTTGGGGACAAGTTTGTTTTCGATTTCGCCCTGCCACGTAATGCGGTCGCGGCCGGCGGTTACTATCTCTATAGCGTCTACGACACGCGCAATGCCTTTTACAGTCCGGAGGTCACGAGCCCGTCGGGCATTCCGTTTACATACTCCTATCCGTCCAAGTACCGAAGCGGGTATTTTTACCAGAATTTTGCCGCCGCCTTCGTGCAGGATCGGATCGCCATCGTGCGTGGCCTCAGCGTAACGCCGGGGGTGCGGATCGCCTATTTCGGTACGACCTACGCCAATCACGCGACCACGGACTTTCCGCAGGCCAATCTCGCTTACGATCCCGAGACGCAGCCCAACAGCTCGACGACCTTCACGAAGGTCGAGCCGTCGCTTGACATTCGTTATCAGTGGACGCGAAACCTTGCGCTTTATGCCCAGACCTCCACGGCCTATCAAAATCCCGAGGTTGGTGGAGGCGGGGGCCCCTACCAGGCGCTGCCGTCGTCGGTGCTGGTCCCGACCGAGGGCCGGTACGATACCGCAGGCCTGCATGTGCTCGTGCGACATTCGGGGATGGCGCGCCGTTTCCGGCTGAACCTCGATTATTACCGCCTGTCGATCACAAACCAGTTCATCAGTGTGACGACCAGCAATGGCAGTGCCATAGAGGCTACGGGCGACAGCCTTTATCAAGGGGTAAACCTCTCTTCGGCGGACAACCCGGTGGGAGGCCTGCATGTGTTCGGCAACGTCGGCTATGAGCGGGCGCATTATGTGAACTACACGACGGGCGGTGTGGCGTTTGCGGGCCTCGCCGTGCCCTATGTGCCGACCGAGACGCTCACGGCCGGGGCGTCGTATCGGTATTTCGGTGATGGAATTGTCTATGACCCCAAGCTTTGGACGACCTTTACCGGGAGCCAGAATATCTTCAACAATGACACCGGCGCGCCATCCTCGCAGACGCTTCCGGCCTACAATATCTGGAGCGCCTCACTTGGCCTTACGGTGCCCGTCGGGAACACGAACGGGCGCGCGGACAAGATGAAGATCGTGTTGTCGGTTCTCAATCTCCTGAACAAGCGCTTCAATGAATATGCCTATGTGACATCGGGCGGCTATCTCGGGGGCAACAGTGCGGGGGCGACCCTCGGCTATCCCGGGGCCCCGCGCACCTATTACGTGTCCGCGGATTTCAGTTTTTAG
- a CDS encoding MFS transporter — MSRHEDPHAASAASLSTGLLGFLAFLAGATVANLYYSQPLLTQIAKSFHIAPGRASLVTVATQIGYAAGLMLIVPLGDGQERKRLIVMTTALIAGALALVALSPTLPILLAACLFMGLVTTVPQLLVPYTANLAEPARRGRAVGLVMSGLLVGIIVSRALSGFGAFLGWRRIYAIAAGVMALCAVAAGRLLPRQPPTEPATHRTLLRSLITLWRQEPVLRLHAFLGAMGFAAFNSFWTPLVFHYARLFPGDASRMVGITGFIGVAGALAAPLSGRLSERIGARAINGAFLGLVVVAFLVLWAAGDSLAGVAVGAALLDAGVQGSHVSNQTRIYALGAAVRNRLTALYMTAYFTGGALGSFVGTLAWQEARWPAVCASGAAFALAAQARLFAARRQ; from the coding sequence ATGTCCCGTCATGAAGACCCACACGCCGCATCCGCGGCGTCCCTGTCCACTGGTTTGCTCGGATTTCTGGCGTTCCTGGCCGGCGCCACCGTCGCCAATCTGTACTATAGCCAGCCGCTGCTCACGCAAATCGCAAAGAGTTTCCATATCGCACCGGGTCGCGCCAGTCTCGTAACGGTCGCTACCCAGATCGGTTATGCCGCGGGCCTCATGCTCATCGTACCCCTGGGCGATGGCCAGGAGCGCAAACGCCTCATCGTCATGACCACCGCACTCATAGCCGGCGCGCTGGCCCTGGTGGCGCTCAGCCCGACCTTGCCGATCCTGCTCGCGGCCTGCCTTTTTATGGGACTGGTCACTACCGTCCCGCAATTGCTCGTCCCTTATACCGCAAACCTCGCCGAGCCGGCCCGTCGCGGGCGTGCGGTAGGTCTCGTCATGAGCGGTCTTCTGGTCGGCATCATCGTATCCCGGGCCTTGAGCGGCTTCGGGGCCTTTCTCGGATGGCGCAGGATCTATGCGATCGCAGCCGGCGTCATGGCCCTGTGCGCAGTCGCCGCCGGCCGCCTCCTGCCCCGTCAGCCGCCGACCGAACCGGCCACCCACAGGACCCTGCTCCGATCTCTGATCACGCTTTGGCGACAGGAGCCCGTGCTCCGTCTCCACGCCTTCCTGGGCGCCATGGGCTTTGCCGCCTTCAATAGTTTTTGGACACCGCTCGTCTTCCATTACGCCCGCCTGTTTCCGGGCGACGCCAGCCGTATGGTCGGAATCACAGGGTTTATCGGCGTAGCCGGCGCCCTGGCGGCGCCCCTCTCCGGCCGACTATCCGAACGCATCGGCGCGCGCGCCATCAACGGCGCCTTTCTCGGACTCGTAGTGGTGGCATTCCTGGTCTTATGGGCGGCAGGCGACTCCCTCGCGGGTGTCGCCGTCGGCGCGGCACTCCTCGACGCCGGCGTTCAAGGCAGTCACGTTTCGAACCAGACCCGCATCTATGCCCTGGGCGCGGCCGTCCGAAATCGCCTGACCGCCCTCTACATGACCGCCTACTTCACCGGGGGTGCCCTCGGATCGTTCGTAGGGACCCTGGCCTGGCAGGAGGCGCGATGGCCGGCGGTGTGCGCAAGCGGCGCCGCCTTTGCGCTCGCCGCCCAGGCGCGCCTCTTTGCCGCCCGCCGCCAATGA
- the purU gene encoding formyltetrahydrofolate deformylase — MPRRYTLTLSCPDRVGIVAAVSGLIAAHGGWITEANHHSDPEGGRFFMRQEILADSLPFDATSFRERLAPIAAEFAMDWRLVDSACKERVVILVSQLGHCLYDLLARWQAQEWDIEIPCVISNHDTHRGFVEWHGIPFHHVPVASGDKAAAFARIAELFEDAQGDVMVLARYMQILPDALCQRYPHRIINIHHGFLPSFKGAKPYHQAYERGVKLVGATCHYVTSDLDDGPIIEQDVVRVDHSDDPSDLIRYGRDIEKTVLARGLGYHLDDRVLIHGRRTVVFR; from the coding sequence ATGCCCCGCCGTTACACACTGACACTCTCGTGTCCCGATCGTGTCGGTATCGTCGCCGCCGTAAGTGGCCTGATTGCCGCCCACGGCGGCTGGATCACGGAGGCCAACCATCACTCCGACCCGGAAGGTGGCCGGTTCTTCATGCGCCAGGAGATTCTTGCCGACTCCCTACCCTTCGACGCCACGAGCTTTCGGGAACGGCTCGCCCCGATCGCGGCCGAATTCGCCATGGATTGGCGGCTGGTCGACAGTGCCTGTAAAGAACGCGTAGTGATCCTGGTTTCGCAGCTCGGCCACTGCCTCTACGACCTCCTGGCCCGCTGGCAGGCGCAGGAATGGGACATCGAGATCCCGTGCGTCATATCGAATCACGACACGCACCGGGGCTTCGTGGAATGGCACGGCATCCCCTTTCATCATGTGCCGGTGGCATCCGGCGACAAGGCTGCGGCCTTCGCGCGGATCGCCGAGCTGTTCGAGGATGCGCAAGGCGACGTCATGGTCCTCGCCCGCTACATGCAGATCCTCCCAGATGCCCTATGCCAGCGCTACCCCCATCGCATCATCAATATCCATCACGGATTTCTGCCGAGCTTCAAGGGTGCCAAGCCTTATCATCAAGCCTATGAACGGGGCGTCAAGCTGGTCGGCGCTACCTGCCATTACGTCACCTCGGATCTGGATGATGGTCCAATCATTGAACAAGACGTGGTGCGCGTCGATCACTCCGACGACCCCTCGGATCTGATCCGCTACGGCCGGGATATCGAAAAGACCGTGCTGGCGCGGGGGCTCGGCTATCATCTGGACGACCGCGTCCTGATCCATGGCCGGCGTACCGTCGTTTTCCGCTAG
- a CDS encoding glycosyltransferase family 2 protein, whose protein sequence is MMHEAHDNVRCTHTGGADTVAILLSTYNGEAYLADQLASLERQTYPYWRLIWRDDGSSDRTRALMSEFGARVGKARCHELTAPSGRLGVLESYMTLVRAAQGYPFVAFADQDDVWLPEKLARAAHVLHGITDRPALYCGRQRLVDRDLRPLRASPAFCADLPFPAALAQNIATGCTILLNRLAADIIARSRPPKISLHDWWSYIVVSAHGGPVFFDQEPYILYRQHPHNTIGCASIATRIRRMLHKKPSQVLQAIDAHAQALQDSIPTLPPETADKLKRLRATLRMPYMTRLAFALKLDLRRQSWTESVLMALRTTTARLP, encoded by the coding sequence ATGATGCATGAAGCACACGACAATGTCCGGTGCACCCATACCGGCGGAGCCGACACGGTTGCCATCCTGCTATCGACCTACAACGGTGAGGCCTACCTCGCAGACCAGCTCGCGAGCTTGGAGCGTCAGACATACCCGTATTGGCGCCTCATCTGGCGCGACGACGGCTCGAGCGACCGCACGCGCGCCCTAATGAGCGAGTTTGGCGCGCGCGTCGGCAAGGCCCGCTGCCATGAGCTTACAGCGCCTTCGGGACGGCTCGGTGTGCTCGAAAGCTACATGACACTCGTGCGGGCGGCACAGGGATATCCGTTCGTCGCCTTCGCAGACCAGGATGATGTCTGGCTGCCGGAAAAGCTCGCCCGCGCTGCCCATGTCCTGCACGGCATCACGGATCGCCCGGCGCTTTACTGCGGTCGACAAAGGCTCGTCGATCGCGACCTGCGGCCGCTGCGCGCGTCGCCCGCCTTTTGCGCCGACCTCCCTTTTCCCGCAGCGCTCGCGCAGAATATCGCCACCGGCTGCACCATCCTTTTGAACCGCCTGGCCGCAGACATCATCGCCCGATCGCGGCCTCCGAAGATCTCCCTCCATGATTGGTGGTCCTATATCGTCGTGTCCGCCCATGGCGGACCGGTGTTCTTCGACCAGGAACCCTACATCCTCTATAGACAGCACCCCCACAACACCATCGGCTGCGCAAGTATCGCGACGCGCATCCGCCGGATGCTCCACAAAAAGCCCTCCCAGGTCCTGCAGGCCATCGATGCCCACGCCCAAGCGCTACAGGACTCCATCCCCACCCTTCCCCCGGAAACCGCCGACAAGCTCAAGCGCCTGAGGGCCACCTTGCGCATGCCCTACATGACGAGACTGGCATTTGCCTTGAAGCTCGATCTGCGTCGGCAGAGCTGGACCGAGAGCGTGCTTATGGCCTTGCGAACCACTACCGCGCGACTACCATAA